The following proteins are encoded in a genomic region of Rattus rattus isolate New Zealand chromosome 2, Rrattus_CSIRO_v1, whole genome shotgun sequence:
- the LOC116894394 gene encoding keratin-associated protein 20-2-like has product MCYYGGYYGGLGYGYGCGYGCGYGCGYGSYGYSCCRPLCCRRYWSYGFY; this is encoded by the coding sequence ATGTGTTACTATGGAGGATACTATGGAGGCCTAGgctatggctatggctgtggctatggctgtggctatggctgtggctatggtaGCTATGGTTACAGCTGTTGCCGCCCACTGTGCTGTAGAAGATACTGGTCCTATGGCTTCTATTGA